From the genome of Candidatus Poribacteria bacterium:
CTGAATCACCGTAATATATTATGTGTATTTGGTAATTTTACACCGTTTCATAAATGAGGTTCACAATGTTATTTATATGGCATGATCCTGTTGATATAACAATAACAGAAGTCTCTGGCACTCAACATGAAATTAAGAAGGCATCAAGAATTTCTATCGACCATAGGAATTTTGATCAGTTTACTATTCAGGTTGAGTATTATGCTGCGGGAGATAAACACGGCGTTGATGTGAAATGCGCGCTCTCGGGTTTTATAAATTGGAAAGAGTTTCAGCGGATTCAGCGGATTTTCGAGAACGAATACAAAAAGAGACTTGAGTACGGAGGCGATATTGAAGAACTTCCTTAGGTTGTTTATTGTTCTGGTTAAGGACGTGTGTTTCTCAAAAGCAGACCGGTTCATCGCCAAATGGCTATTTTCTTCGTTCCACCCTGTAGGTGGTTTGCGAGCTGCTGCGTGGTATTGGCCTGTTAGTAACTTACTAACAAGGCGTGCTGCCCCCCCCCCACTTTACACCCGATAAGTAGAATTGCTTCACATATCCCTTCACACCGCTGCGTCAGCGTTTGCTGCTGGCGTAGCTTTTTCGCGTCTGTCCCCTTTTTTTCCTATTGTGACTGTTTTCGTTCACGCACTGCAGTTCGATCTCTACCTATCTCCTGCTGCGGTAAATGGACTTTGGAAACCAACCTGTTTGAGACGTATCTGGATAATTGGAAACCCCACCTTTTGTTCTCAAACTCACTTTCACTTTATAGAAATGAAATTAGAACTTGTAGAAATAGGGAGGTATATTTTAGATGAAAAAATTTCTCTTCACCATTTCCGTATGTTGTATTTTATTTCCCACACTCCTCCATAAGACGAACGCAGGACCAAATGATGCCGTGAGTATCCCGGATACTGAGCTCCGTGCTATCATCGAAGGACTACTCGGCAAGGATTCAGGAGATACAATCACCGAGGGTGAGATGAGTGGCATAGGCGACATGAATAACGAAATAATTGCGCGGACACCGGCGGGGACAAGCGGCTTCGGTAACACCAAAATTACCGATCTCACCGGCCTCGAATATGCAACCAATTTAAAGATTATAACTCTCTTTTATGAACATATCACTGACCTATCCCCTCTGGCGGACCTTACAAATTTGGAAGAACTACGACTCCCAGGCGATACTTTCCTGATTAAGCATGGTGATATTGATGACCAGGGACCCAGCATCACGGATATATCAGCCCTGACGAAACTAACAAAGTTGAAACAACTGGATCTTTCCGAACAATCCATTACAGATCTTGAACCACTGCGGGAGTTAACGGCGTTGACAAATTTAGATCTTGGAGCCAGCACGGAGACTGGAAATCGTTCACTGTCAAATCTCGAACCATTGAAGGGTTTAACAGCATTGACAATCCTAAATCTAAGTTACAATCAGATTACGGATGTATCCCATCTCAGTGGGCTCACTGCCTTAACGCGTTTGTGGCTTCCAGTAAACCTCGGGCTTCAAGACATCTCACCCCTGAGGACTTTAACAAACCTTCAACTATTACATCTGAATGGTACCAACATTACTCACGAGACACTATCAGAGACGTTACCTGCTTTATCAAATCTGAACGACTTAAATCTTTTAGGGACTCCAATCTCAGATCTATCGGTGTTAGATCGTTTACCGACAGATGCCACGTTGACGAAACTGGATCTGCGTTTCCTGACACACTCCGGCAGAACTGGAGCTCAGAGAGGCCGGTTGTTGACAGATATTACACCTTTGATAGGGCTCCAGCAGGCAGGAAAAGTCACATCCATAATTGATCTGAACTGGAACTGGAACCTCGACTACGACTCTCTCTACACAGAGATTCCAGCTCTCATAGCGGCTGGTATTAATACTCGGTATTCATCCTTCACGTTTGCGTTTGAGGGTGAATCTGCGAAAAATCACGTAGGGAGACCTGGGACAAGACATACATTTGTGGCGAGAGCCTCTACGACTTTCCAGTACGGGGAGAACCCAAATTTCAAGGGAGTGCCTGTCACCTGGACGGTTACAGCACCTGATGGCACCAAAACTGCGTCGGAGGCAGTTACAGGAAACGATGGATTGACAAGAGTTTCCATTATCCTCGGAAATGCTGGGCAAACCCACACGGTGGATGCAGTCGTCCCAGCAAAGACGACATCAGTGACTGATCTGCAGCATGACGAACTCAGCGTGCGTTTCACCGCAACCGCAGACAACAAAGCTCCGATTGCTCCCGACCCAACGCTTTCCGGACTTACTGTGACCTTTGAAGACTATCCAGAAGATCAACCCATCGATGAATTTGGAATCACTATAAAATTCTCTGAACCGATCACCGAGTTTCAGATGGAGGATATTATCATTGAGACCAAACTCGCTACTGGCACAGGTGCCGCAGCCTTGAAAGAACTCGCACCCGCAATACAACCGACACAGATATACCCCGCAAGGATTGGACTGCCCGCCGATGCCACTGGAACCGTGCGACTCATCGTACGCGCAGGGGCGGCACTCACCCCATTGGGGCAGATAGGGCCCGTTACAAATACCGCCTCTGAATTCATTGCGTTTGGGCACGCCTACGATGAAGATATCCGCTACCGTCCACCCCCAGCACTCGTCGTCATCAAGATAGACTTCGCCAAAGGCATGTTCTGGATTCAGAATACAACACAGTATCGCTTCAGTGTAGAAATGCGCATTTATTCCGAAGATCATCGAGATAAATGGTTTAAAGTATCAGAGAGGGCTCTCATCCCTATAGAGGACGCAGAGACTTTGGCTTTTTCCCTCACACCCCCTGAGACAGACGACGCTTCTATAAAACATTTGAATAGTGAACTTCTCTTGAGCCAGAACCAGAATCAGCCGCTGAAACTATCATCTCAGAAATTTTGTATTAAGCTCATTAGAGCCATTACTGTTGACACTGCCAGTAATATGAACGAAGATTTCCGAGTCAAAGATACACGCTGGGCACCACCCGGAGATGTGATATTCCGTCAATACGATAAGGCGTGGGACGTAAAACTAAAGGGGCTGCGTCGCGATCACCTTGCTTATTACCGTTTTCCACTTGACGGGAAGTTAGCAGATTCTTGGAATGTGGAGGAGTCAGTTCCTGCTGCGCCCTCTAAGTCAAGTCGTCAATTGCGAGTTGTGTTATCGCAGTTCCGTTCAGAGCATACAGAATCAGGCGTTATCGTCGAATGGACGACGGCATCAGAGCTGGAGAATGCAGGTTTTTATGTGCTGCGGAGTCGGGAGAGATCATCAGATTTTGTCCGAGTGTCTCCAAGTTTGATTGTAGGTGCTGGCACGACGACTGAACAGAACACCTATACCTATCAGGATACAACGGCTGAAGCGAATGTCCCGTATTACTATCGTCTGGAAGAGGTCTCGTTATCGGGTGATCGTCGTGCGTTAGCGACAGTGCGGTTGCGGGGGCATGTTTCAGCGGCAAATAAGGTGTTGTGGAAGTGGGCGGATGTGAAATCTCAAGATTAATCGCTTCTTCTTTTCTACTTGCATTTTAAGAATTGTCATTCTATACTGATGGGAAAGCCTACAGAAGGAAGTGGAACAATGCGAGTACTCATTATGTCGGATATGGAAGGTGTCAGCGGCATTGTCGTGTGGGATCAAGTGAGCGGTGGCGCGGCAATGTTTGAAGAAGGTCGGCACCTCTATACGGAAGAGATTAACGCCGCAGTACGTGGTGCAAAAGCCGCTGGCGCGACAGAGATTGTCGTTGTGGATTGTCATGGCGCAGGACAAGGTTGGACCTTTAATTCCCTTATCCCTGATAAAATTCATCCGGATTGTGAATGGGTAGCACATCACGGATGGGGACGCTACGAGGATATGTGGAAGGATGGGTGTGATGCGTGCTTACTCATCGGTATGCATGCCCGCAACGGCACGCCTGATGGTGTGTTATGTCATACGATTTCCAGTGTACAATACCGTAATCTCTGGTTCAACGATGACCTTGTCGGTGAAACTGGGGTGAACGCCGCACTCAATGGGTGCTACGGTGTGCCGGTCGCGCTTGTCACAGGCGACGCGGCAGTCTGCCGAGAAGCCAAAGAACTCCTCGGCGACGCGCTGCCTACAGTCGCCGTTAAACAAGGGTTAAGCCGATTTAGTGCCAGGCAACTCCCACCGGTGCGTGCCCGCCAATTGATTGAGGACGCAGCAAGAGATGCACTTACAGACCTGACACGAGTTAAACCTTACGTTCCTGATGCACCAACAACAATCAAAATCGAACTCGCAAGCGTCGATAAACTCGCGGAATTTAAAGGACGCGCAGGCGTTGAAATAACGGGTCCTGTCACCGTTGAAAGCCACGCAAAAGATTGGCTGACGGCGTGGAATCAGTTCTGGCCCTACGCTTAGGATTCGTCAAGCACATCGAGCGGATCGCCAGAGGCATCTGCACGTTCTAAAATCTCGACTTCGTAACCATCTGGGTCGGTAATGAATGCCATTTTCATTCCACCGGATGTGAACTGTTCGCGCCACTCATCGGGCCAAATTTCCAACCCTGCCTTCTCCAACCCGTCGCAAAATTCGACAATATCTGGAACACCGATGGCAAAGTGCATCAGATCTTCTTGGACTTGAAGTTCAAAATCGGGTGAATAGGTTAATTCTAATGTATGTGCGTTGCCCGGAAGTTCAAGATGTACGATCTGGTTGCCAGCCGGGGATTTATCACTCCGACTGAGGACTTCAAACCCCAAGTGATCGCAATACCAATCGATAGAACCGTCAAGGTCGCTGACGCGAACCCGTGTGTGTAAAAAAACTGCCATTATGGATCTCCTTAAGCTCTTATCAGGATTTTTCGGAGGATTGAGGCGGTCTGGGGCGGGCTGACTCTTCCCTCCCATTGTCTGCCCATTCAACCCATTGATTATACATTTTCTGCTCACCGGCAAGCCGAGCATTGTCCAATTCTTTTTCCCTTTCCTTTTGTTTCTTTTCCCGCCAGTTATCGTATAGAGCTTTGGCTATCATTACGATACCCTCCCCAATTTCAGTTAAGACTGAAGAAATATAAGTAAAGAGTGGTATTAAAGCACTAATGTTTAGCAAACCTTGTTTTAGGGTTGTATCTTTGGGTTTAACCCTCATTACATATACTACTATCATAGCACCTATGAGTATCAGAAATGCAATTGTCCACTCTTTTGTTATGTGGAGTTCATTCTTCTTTTTTTCCTTTTCTTCACTCATAAAGAATTACTTTCTGTGTTAATCGCATGAACCCTGCTCATTTTTAAGAATTATACCCTTTTTACACTTATTTGTCAAGATAACAAGATTTTTGATTTTTGGTTTTTAATTGAGAATGTGTGTGTTACCATGTATAATATCTTAAACAATAGAAACAGGAAAATCTTATGACACACTGCGCTCATTCAACAACGTGGAGAATGGTGGGTCGGACGAATCCAGGAAATCCGCAGCGTAAATTGCCAAGAAAGAACGCGCGACGAATTGCTGGATACGCTGAAAATCACCCTCGGCGAAATGTTGGAAATCAACCGCAAGGAAGCCGTCAGTCTTGTTGAGGATGGGTATCAGGCAATTGCAATTCAACTATGAAGCGAGGAACAATGACCCGAAAAACTGACAGACCGAATGTTCTCTTTATCATGTCCGACCAGCACCGATACGACTATCTGGAAACTGTTGAGGGTGCGCCTACCGCACTCAATACCCCTAACTTACGGCGGTTAGCAGAAGGGGGTGTAAGTTTCCCAAGCTGTACAGTCAATGCGCCCGTCTGTGCACCATCACGAATCGCACTCGCTTCTGGACTGCAACCCTCTCGATTAGGGGCAGTGGACAATGGGAGTTTTTTGCCCGCCACCGTGCCGACCTACTATCAGCAACTCCGCGATCACGGCTATCGCGTTGGATGTGTCGGAAAACTCGATCTTGCGAAACCCGATGGCTATAACGGACGCTACGGTGACCGTCCACGCACCTACAGTTGGGGATTCACACATCCTGAAGAGTGTGAGGGCAAAATGCATGCTGGAAGTTCACCAACGCCTATCGGTCCTTATACCCACTACCTTCAGGAGAAAGGCATGCTCACGGCGTTCCACGAAGATTATCGGAAACGGAGCAGTGGCGGCTGGATTAAAAACGGTTCTCACGATTCCGTTCTCTCAACGGAGGATTTCGCTGATACTTACATCGGCAGACGTGCGACAGAATTTATTGAAACCATTCCTGACGACTTCCCATGGCACATGTTCGTGAGTTTCGTCGGACCGCATGATCCGTTCGATCCACCGACTGAATATGGCGACAAGTATCGGAATGCTGAGATGCCTCCGGCTATCGTTGACGATATGGAGGGGAAGCCTGAGTGGGTCAAACGGCGCGTTGTTAATATCAGTCCTGAAGAGATTACTGTAACACGTCAGCAATACTGCGCAGCGACAGAACTCATTGATGACCAGATCGGCGAAATGATCCGCGCGCTCGAACAGCGAGGAATGCTTGACAATACCTATATCATTTACTCAAGCGACCATGGAGAGATGCTTGGAGATCACGGACTCTACACCAAGAGCGTCGCCTATGAAGCCTCATTGCAAGTGCCACTTATCGTCGCTGGACCTGGCATCCCAAGAAATCAGGTTTCAGACGGTTTGGTTGAGTTGATTGATCTGAATCCAACGATATGCGACTTCGCTGGCGTGCCGGTGTTGCCGCGTATTGATGCCAAGTCTATTGTACCTGTCCTGCGTGGTGAAACCGAAACGCATCGCACTGAAACGGTGAGTGCGCTCCGAAACTTCCGATGCATTCGGACAACAACACATAAACTCATCGAAAACTACAACGACGTAACCGAACTCTACGATTTGGAAAACGATCCCGCGGAGCTGCACAACATCGCGCAGTCAGAACGCAAAATTGCGGGAACACTCAAAGGACGTTTAGGGAGACGATTCCGGTCGGAATTGGGTAAGGATTGATAAATTGGGATGGATACGAACCGCACTTATGATGCAGAACGTGCATATCACCACATCACACAACTCGCTTTTCCGAGACTCGTAGGCAGCGCGGGTGAGACAAAAGCACAAGACTACATCGTCCAAAAATTCAAAGCGTTGGGACTCAATGTTTCATGGGAACCCTTCTCATTCACAAAATTCCCCGCCGAAGTATTGCCTCGCCTCCTTTCTGCTCTCTTTGTGCCGGTCGTTTTATCTGTGCCATGGTTCGGCGAGCGATTTCCAATACCTGTATGTGTCGCCTGTCTATTGAGCCTTTCTGTAGCAATGTCCTTTACGCAGTGGCACAAACGGCTTGAAGGAGTGTATGATGTTGGTAAAAAACATCGCACAGAAAATATTATCGCAACAAATAGTGGGAAGCCAGACAATAACACCCCTGCTTTTTTGTTCGTCGCACATTATGACTCCAAGTCACAGGTATTGCCAATTGCTGTGCGTGCAGCAGCTTACGGTATCGCAATTATCGGTCTTGTTATATTGACAATCGTGATGGTCGTTAAAGTTGGCAGGGGTGTCTGGTTACCTGATGCCATCGTCTGGAGTATTGCTGGAATCACCACTTTTTGTCTATTGCTTTTACAAATCAATTTGACGCAAAACCACTCTCCGGGGGCGTTTGATAACGCTTCGGGTGTTGGGGTTATGCTTGAAGTAGCACGTGCGGTTGTCGAGCGTGGTGAAAGAAAATCTGTCACATTCCTCGCCGCTGGTGCCGAAGAATACGGCATGTGCGGTGCATTACGCTATGTCCAAGCACATACCGATGAGTATGACCGAGAAAATACCTACGTTATTAATTTAGACGGACTCGGCGTTGGGAATGGCGTTAGCGTTGTTACACGCTACGGAATTCCACCCGTCCGGACAACGCGTGCATTAATAAGTCTATTTCGGACATCAGGTGAGTCGCTCGGCATACAGGTTTCGGAACGTTACCTACCGATCGGTGTTGGGTTGGATAGCATTCCGATTGCGAGCCGTGGGTTTGAAACGGTTACGCTAACGGCAGGCGATGTGGGTAGTGCTGCTTTGAGGATTCACTCAAAACGGGATAGAAGCGATTTACTCAATGTTGAAAGTCTACAACAGGTAGGTGAGTTAATTGTCGATGTCATTGAACATGCCTAAGAAAACACTTCCAGTTACGGGTGTTATCCTCGCGGGGGGTCGGAGTCGGCGGATGGGGCAGAACAAGGCGTTAATTCAACTCGGTGACGATTCACTCATTGAACACGTTATCCGCTGCATGCACCTTGTTGTTGACGAACTTTTGCTTATCACCAATACACCAACTGAATATGCGCACCTCAACGTGCCGATGCACGGTGATATTATCCCGGATACTGGTGCCTTGGGGGGTATCTATACCGGCTTGACGTACGCTTCGCATGACGCGGTGCTTTGCGTTGGGTGTGATAACCCCTTTTTACAACCCAAGCTACTCTCCTATCTAATTTCTATCTTAGGTGAATACGATGCAGTGATGCCTTACACGCACGGTAGTAGGCAGACTCCGTTCTGCCGTAATCAGGACATCAAGGTTACAAACCCCACCCACAGCAACGATCAGATAACCCTCCAAACGTTGTGTGCTGCCTACGCTAAACGTTGTCTGCCTATCATTGAGTTGATGCTGCAGGAGTCCGAATTGCGTGTTCATGCACTCGCGGAACGTGCACATATCCAACGCGTTTCACCTGAAGTCTGGCAGAGGTTTGATGCAGAAGGTATGTCCTTTTTTAACATCAACACACCTGAAGATTTTGAGAAAGCGGATTCTTATATGAGGTCCCAAACTCTGGATTAAGGCTTTTTTACACTTTCTACAACCCGCGTAAACTTGCGCTTTGATTTCGATACCTTTTTTAAACCTTTTCGTTGAAGATCTCCCTCTTTGTACCTATAGTTAACCCAAGTTGCCACCTATGTATCCGAATCTATTAGATGATCAGAAGTGTTGTAGCATAGACTGTTCGTCTGTGCTTCTGTGTCCGAAAACCAAAAATTTACGCTACAAAATGCCGCAGATAATCAACGTCGTTAGCATTAGCGGAAGGCGAGGATACAATCCTCGCCAGCAGTAGTAGGGACCTTATTCGTTGAACAGTTATCCAATATATTTTCGGATTTTACTATGAATACCTTCCAATTCTGGGATGCTGAAGAAATTTTTAAGACATTTGAAACGGAAAATTACGAATTTGCAACCCTATCGCCTATAATATCTGTCACGTGTCACAAGGCAATGTTGTTGATTGGAGGATACGATGAAAAACGACGATGCAAAATGGATTGAACGCATCTTGGCGGGCGACGAATATGCCTTCACTGCTCTTGTAAAAAAATATGAAAAGCAGATACACGCGTTCGTATGGCGGAGGGTAAGGGACTACCACGCTGCTGAAGAGATTACGCAGGATACTTTTCTCAGGGCTTATGAAAAACTTGGCACGCTGAGGAATCCAAACCGGTTTTCGGGATGGCTTTATATGATCGCTACCCGTTGTTTCCTTACATGGCTTGGCCAGAAAAGAATCCACATGCAGTCCTTAGAAGCGATGAGTGAAGCAGAAGTAGAAGCACTGTTTTACGCCCAATATATGGCGGAACAGACTGAAAAGTTGGCGACAGAAAAGCAACGCCAAGTCGTTGCGTACCTCCTTCAAAAATTACCGGCGCGTGAGCGGACAACGGTGGTGCTTCATTACCTCAGTGAAATGACGTGTGAAGAGATTGGTGATTTTCTGGAGGTATCGCCGAATACGATTAAGAGTCAACTCCATCGCGCTCGGAAGCGGCTGAAAGGGGAGGAATCTATGGTTCGCGAAACATTAGGCAACTTTCAGAACTCTGATGACCTTATGGATGACATTATGAAATGGACGCAGGTAAATGAACCCGGTGTGGCAGGGTCAGTAGGAACCCTGTCTGCAACTTCGGAAAATACCCTTTATGTTGTTGTGGAGGATGAAAGTATCTACAAATTGCCAATGGGTGAGGAGGCATGGCAGCTTGTAAATGCTAACTTTCTGCATCAGAATACTCGCGGCGAAATACCCATAGCAGAGCGGGATGGTATACTTTATATTATTCCATCTCATGAATTGTTTGCGTCAACCGATGGGGGTGTAACATGGGAATTTGTTGGTCCCTGTCCAAAAGGTTATACGCGAGAACTTTTGATAACGGAAGATGCCTTCTATCTCTGCCTTGGTCATGGGATATTTCGGTCCGATGATGCTGGCAATTCGTGGGAGGCCATGAATGATGGTTTGGACAGTCGTTTGGCAGACCATTCTGGGGTTCACTCATTACGAATAAACCAAGACACGCTGTTTGTAATGACAGATATCGGACCCTATCGCCTTGATGAGGGGCGTTGGAAATACCTACAGCTGCCAGTGGATGACATTGTACATGTCAGTTCTCTCGCGGTGTATGAGGACCAGATTTATGTTGCAGCATCAGTGAATTTTTTAAGATTCTATGGTGCATCGGAAGGGGTTTGGGAACAACTGTGGAAGGGCGAAAAACGTTCGTGGTGGATTTTCCGTTCAATTGATGGCGGAGATTCATGGACAGACGTAACACCCATGAACGCTTGGAATCTGACAGGTTTGCGTCCCGATATAACGTTGATTGCTACGGGAAAGACGCTTTTGGCGGTGGGAAAAGAGGATGGGACGATGGTGCGTTCGATGGATAGGGGAGATACGTGGACTCCCTTACAACCTACAGGTATTTCCGCTACGTGGGGTAGCGTGAGAAAGACCTTAGTGTTGGACGAAAACACGTTTTATATAGCCGGAAACAGTGGGGTACATCGTTCAACCGATAGTGGTAAAACTTGGCACCGATTTAATACGAGGTTGGAGAGCCGAGTTGATAATTTAGTCGGTTTCATGACGGATCAAGTTCAAGGGATACCCACTGTCCTTTATGCAAAGGTTGGGAGAGAAATCGCAAAATCGGTTGATAGGATCGGTGGAGATGTCGTTAAATCAACCGATGGAGGCGTATCATGGAATGCTGTTGATGCGGAGATGGTCCTATCGCACGGTAAGTATAGGGAAACGACGCTGGAGGTCACGCAGATAGCAGAGACTGATAACGTTCTCTATGCTAAAGTAAAGCGGAGGAAGTCCGAAGTTTTGATTTTTCGATTGTCCAATGATGACAGTGCCTTAACCTGTGCTGAGAGCGTACCGCCCTCTTTTGATTCACGTGAACTATTCCACCATACGTTACGTGGCACAAGAGGAAAGACTCCAGTTTTTGAAACGGATCCGTTGACTGGCAGACCGCTATTTGAAAACTCGGTTTTTGGGGCAGACCTCTTTTTCCAGCGATTGGGACAAATAGATGCTCGACTGGCGTATGAAATGGTTCAAGCAGGGTTAAGTGGAAGTTTCACTGTTAGTGATGAAACGTTTTATATGGAATACAACTACAAACTCTTCCGATGGAAATCTGGTGACTCAGAATGGCACGACACCGGTGTAGAGGAGACCGGTGAACTCTCACGGTATAATATATGGAGAGGCTTTAAAATTGCTGCGTCGGGTGAGATTGTATATGTCGGCAAACGGGATGGGCATCTCTTACAGTCGCTTGATGGCGGGGACACTTGGAACGACATTACATCAAGCCTGCCGCTGTCTGTTGAACACTTCAATCAAATTGTCTTTGCCGACTCAACAGTTCACGTTGCAACTGACAAAGGTGTCTTCAATTCAAAGGACGGTGTTACTTGGGGTCTGCTGACCGATGAGACGGAAGAGCCTGTTATCATCAAGTCGTTGGCAACAATAGGGGATTCCGTTTACGGTGCTAACGATGAAGGCATCTATCGCCTGCGAAGCGATACAGACACTTGGGAACAAGTCGCCCCGGAAATTTCAGGCGTTGTGACTTCTCTTGTTGTTGATGAAGATACCTTTTACGTTGGCACCGAACATCGCGGCGTACTTCGTTTTGAACGGACCGGTGCTTTGTCATGTCAAGATTGAAGGGTAAGGGATTTTTCAAGACATTTGAGCCAGAAAATTACGAATTTGCAACCCTCTTACCTATGATACCTGTCACGTGTCACAAGCCAATGTTGTTGATTGGAGGATACAGATGAAAAACGACGATGCAAAATGGATCGAACGTATCTTGGTGGGCGACGAAGTGGCTTTCACTGCTCTTGTGAAAAAGTACGAAAAGCAGATACACGCGTTCGTATGGCGGAGGGTGAGGGATTACCACATCGCTGAAGAGATTACGCAGGATACTTTTCTCAGAGCTTACGAAAAACTCAGCACACTAAGGAATCCAAATCGGTTTTCAGGATGGCTTTATATGATTGCTACACGCTGTTTTCTCACATGGCTCGGCGAGAAAAAAAATCCGATGCAATCCTTGGAAGCGATGAGTGAAGCAGAAGTAGAGGCACTGTTCTACACCCAGTATATGGCAGAACAAACTGAAAGGTCGGCGACAGAAAAACAACGCGAAATCGTTGAATACCTTCTGCAAAAACTGACCGCGAATGAACGGACAGTCGTGGCACTTCACTATCTGAGTGAGATGAGTTGTGAAGAAATCGGCGACTTTCTGGAGA
Proteins encoded in this window:
- a CDS encoding sigma-70 family RNA polymerase sigma factor — encoded protein: MKNDDAKWIERILAGDEYAFTALVKKYEKQIHAFVWRRVRDYHAAEEITQDTFLRAYEKLGTLRNPNRFSGWLYMIATRCFLTWLGQKRIHMQSLEAMSEAEVEALFYAQYMAEQTEKLATEKQRQVVAYLLQKLPARERTTVVLHYLSEMTCEEIGDFLEVSPNTIKSQLHRARKRLKGEESMVRETLGNFQNSDDLMDDIMKWTQVNEPGVAGSVGTLSATSENTLYVVVEDESIYKLPMGEEAWQLVNANFLHQNTRGEIPIAERDGILYIIPSHELFASTDGGVTWEFVGPCPKGYTRELLITEDAFYLCLGHGIFRSDDAGNSWEAMNDGLDSRLADHSGVHSLRINQDTLFVMTDIGPYRLDEGRWKYLQLPVDDIVHVSSLAVYEDQIYVAASVNFLRFYGASEGVWEQLWKGEKRSWWIFRSIDGGDSWTDVTPMNAWNLTGLRPDITLIATGKTLLAVGKEDGTMVRSMDRGDTWTPLQPTGISATWGSVRKTLVLDENTFYIAGNSGVHRSTDSGKTWHRFNTRLESRVDNLVGFMTDQVQGIPTVLYAKVGREIAKSVDRIGGDVVKSTDGGVSWNAVDAEMVLSHGKYRETTLEVTQIAETDNVLYAKVKRRKSEVLIFRLSNDDSALTCAESVPPSFDSRELFHHTLRGTRGKTPVFETDPLTGRPLFENSVFGADLFFQRLGQIDARLAYEMVQAGLSGSFTVSDETFYMEYNYKLFRWKSGDSEWHDTGVEETGELSRYNIWRGFKIAASGEIVYVGKRDGHLLQSLDGGDTWNDITSSLPLSVEHFNQIVFADSTVHVATDKGVFNSKDGVTWGLLTDETEEPVIIKSLATIGDSVYGANDEGIYRLRSDTDTWEQVAPEISGVVTSLVVDEDTFYVGTEHRGVLRFERTGALSCQD